In Bdellovibrio sp. GT3, one genomic interval encodes:
- a CDS encoding ExbD/TolR family protein: MGMGGGGGKKSRATLSEINVTPLVDVMLVLLIMFMVTTPLMQQGIDVDLPKTSSSGVEMNEEPFVLVIAADQKMTIAKTRIQMDELKPKLKAIFEHKKNKQVFIQADRKVDYGFVAEAMAEVRAAGIFNIGLVTLPKDK, translated from the coding sequence ATGGGAATGGGTGGCGGCGGCGGCAAAAAAAGCCGCGCGACATTAAGTGAAATCAACGTGACGCCTTTGGTGGACGTCATGCTTGTTCTTCTGATCATGTTCATGGTGACAACTCCCCTGATGCAACAAGGGATCGACGTCGACTTGCCAAAGACTTCGTCTTCCGGGGTTGAAATGAACGAAGAACCTTTCGTTCTGGTTATTGCCGCTGATCAAAAGATGACCATTGCTAAAACACGTATTCAGATGGACGAGCTTAAACCGAAGCTCAAGGCCATCTTTGAACATAAAAAGAACAAACAAGTATTCATCCAAGCAGATCGCAAAGTGGATTACGGCTTCGTCGCGGAAGCCATGGCGGAAGTTCGCGCTGCTGGGAT
- the tolQ gene encoding protein TolQ has product MFPLFVQVAEAAPSVSVNTSSWDAIAQASPVVQLTLLILIVLSVFCWAIGYTKFQAFKKMRTADDLFLNKFWKVNSLDSLYEDIDQYKDSSVARVFKAAYLEMKKISESPLLARTENDKPILSGIDNLERIINKANENEVSKLESRLTVLATTGSTGPFIGLFGTVWGIMQSFHKIGQTGSASLAVVAPGISEALIATAIGLAAAIPAVVLYNGFISRIRKQEITLNNFGADFLNIVKRNFFQGN; this is encoded by the coding sequence ATGTTTCCACTTTTTGTTCAGGTCGCTGAGGCCGCACCTTCTGTTTCGGTTAATACGAGCTCATGGGATGCAATTGCACAGGCCAGTCCTGTTGTACAATTAACACTTCTTATCCTTATCGTTTTGTCGGTATTTTGCTGGGCTATTGGTTATACCAAATTTCAAGCTTTCAAAAAAATGCGCACAGCTGATGATCTTTTCCTGAACAAATTCTGGAAAGTTAATTCATTGGATTCTTTGTATGAAGATATCGATCAATATAAAGACTCATCGGTAGCACGCGTATTCAAGGCAGCTTACCTTGAAATGAAAAAGATCTCCGAATCCCCGCTTTTGGCTCGCACTGAAAATGACAAACCAATTCTGTCGGGAATCGACAATCTTGAGCGTATCATTAATAAAGCGAACGAGAACGAAGTCTCCAAACTTGAATCGCGTCTGACTGTGTTGGCAACGACGGGCAGCACGGGTCCTTTCATAGGCTTGTTCGGTACGGTTTGGGGGATCATGCAGTCCTTCCATAAAATCGGTCAAACCGGTTCTGCAAGTTTGGCAGTTGTCGCTCCTGGTATCTCTGAGGCTTTGATTGCAACGGCAATCGGTCTGGCAGCAGCGATCCCTGCGGTTGTTTTATACAACGGCTTTATTTCCCGCATTCGCAAACAAGAAATTACTTTGAACAACTTTGGCGCAGACTTCCTGAACATTGTTAAACGCAACTTCTTTCAAGGAAACTAA